The Cryptomeria japonica chromosome 9, Sugi_1.0, whole genome shotgun sequence DNA segment AACAGGTTTCTATCTTTTCCGCCTGGGCTTTTCCCCAATCCGCCATGTTTACAGATTTGATGACTTGTTCTAAGCATCTGCTCAGATGGACAGCATCCTCTAGAGCCATACAGGCGCCCTGAGCGAGATCAGGCATCATTGGGTGCAATGCATCTCCAACAATGGTTACGCTTCCCTTTCCCTTTTCCACCCCTCTTCCCCACTCCCATGGCCAAACCCACCTCACCTTCAGATCTGCCATATTAATGGTCTCCACTGGGCTCGACTTTATTAGTTCTGCAATGGGCTCAGGGAAATCTCTAACCATCTCCAGAGCTGCATGCATAACCCTCTCAGCATCCCCACAGATCTCTGCATCTAAAAAATCGAAGTGGAGGTTAGATTGCAAGTTGATCTTGATAAATAGCAGAGAATGAAATAAGTTTCTGACTGAagatttttaacttgtcattggtACCTTACTACTACCTAGTGTATAGATAATCGATCTTATTCCATTTAATATAATGGTCAATTCAAGATAAGATCCGAGCTACTTAGAATAAAATAGAAAATGAGAATGAAATAATTGTCCAATTGAAAATTTTTGCTCTCAGTAGGTCAGGTTCTAGCTAACTATGAAACAATTGGAATAGGGCATGCAATAGTATTTTTAGTGAGGATTATTAACATGTTGGGTATATAGAAAATTAATCTTCATGAATTTAATTGATCATTAGCAGAGTTGTTCTAATAAAATTCAAACCATAACAAAACCCCCTAGTACCTTGTGGATGGGATCTCCTAGTTACAAACCAGTAGACTTTTTTGTCGGTGCAAGTGATAAACCCTGCCTTCACTCCTTTACCCCAAACTTGTAACATGAGCTTCTCGAAATGATGGTCTTCTGTATATGTGACCATGCCCCTAATGGCAATGCGTCCGGTTGTTTTGGGCGGTGGGAGGCCCATCCATCTCGCAATCACTGAGTATACTCCATCGCATCCTATCACAATCTGCAACCCATATTTTAGAATAAGGAAGCTATAGTTTAAGTAAGAGAGCTTCTGGAAAATCTGAGTGAAAAGCTTTATTTCCTTATTATAAAGATAATAGTTCCTACCTTTGCTGTGAGGGATCTTCCATCTGCAAGCTCTAGTGTGGTGAATGGAGAGATTGTGTCTCTGTGTAGGGAAACGATTTTGGAGTTGAATCTGATGCTCCCCACAGGCAATTCCTTGGCTAGCGCTTCCAAAAGTGCCATTCTCTCTATGCACCGAGATTCCAGTTTCATGCTTGAATCCCTGAATACATAAGAGCAGTTTGAATTTTTGACAAAAAATCTCATTTTCAAAACGAACATCTGGTTCTTTATAAAGGAGGTTGTTTTTGTTCGTTTTCAAACTGTAGTCCTATGGAGGCATTCAACTAATTTTTTTAGTGGGAAAATTTAAGAAAATTTCTCTGCATTCACCAGTCTATTAGAGAGCTGCAGAGCAATCATAGATAATTGGGCAAATAAGGATTCCATTCCAAGGAGATCATTACATCCTATTTATTCTCTATGAGTGGCTCCATAAACTGTTTGGAAATGTGAAACAGGATTAAACAGAATCTTCTCTATCAATTACAAAGCATCCATGTTATTAGCTCTTTGAGAGAGAAACCTATAGTAAGTGCTCAAGAGAAGGGCTGAAAAACAACATAGAAACACTGGCTAACAAATTCTGGGTGTGAAACTCAATAAGATCAGTCTCTCAACAAAGTTTGTCAAACTCTTTCAGGAATTCAATGGAATCCTTAAACAGGTAGAAAAACTTTCAGCCCTACCTCCCAAGCAGCGCCTAAATACTGCTATCAAAACATTGGGAGACTCCATTTTacatgaaaatattttattttttttgccaaAATATTTTCCTAGATCAGTCCATGAATAATTATAAGGGCATGGTTCTTCATGGGTTTGCAACCTTAAGCTGAAAGTAAACAGTCCAATGTTTACCTGGGATCTTCCctatttaaataataaacattGAGCACAATTTGCTGGCTGTTTAAGCTCTTTGGCATCCTTAAAATGCCCTATAAAGATTTCTTCCATACTAAAGTCAATCATATGAATTTTCCCAGATCTACTCTGAGCATAATCAATTACAAATCTTTCAATTAACAGCtggataaaaaaataaaagaataatcagATTTACTTGTTTCAAGTAAACATCCTTTTCTTTACCCTTTGCCTCCACTTTTGAGGGGGACATTCTTGCAGACACCGGTGCAAATTGAAGAGCCCCGAATCCTGCACACCCACATTTTGGGAATGAATTTCTATATCACTCCTAGGGTGAATGAGAAGAAATAGTCAGTTCAGATAAATCACCCGTCAAGTTGAGAGTAAAATGGGCGAAGGGAATCTGATACGCCGAGAGCATCAAGTGCTTTCCAGGCATTAGGCCACATCATGAAGGCAGCGCCAGCAGTTCGAAGGCAATCAGCACGCTCAAGTACCAGGCTCCTCAACCCCACCCTACAATGGTGCTGTGAGATTAGAGATTTGAAAAATTGAACAATTGAATCGTTTAATTAAATGGAGAATTTGAAAAATTGTTCCACTACTTTAGTATTTACCTATGGAGAGCAAGTGCAGTGGCTAGCCCTGCAACGCCCCCTCCTACAACCACAATATCTTCGCATTTCTCCATGGAAGATTCTTTTAAGAGATGCAATTGACATGCATTACAGGGTTCAACCATTATCAGAAATCTCTTTCCATTAAGCTACCACAGAATGcaaataaaatgtaaaataaatatacACCACAAAACAAAAATCTACTTACCCACTCTGCAGACTTACGAGAGCATTTTCAGAATTGTGAAATGTGTAGTTTATATTCTTCGAATCGAATCAATACTCCTTCCACTACAGATCACAAGTTCTAAAAGAATTTGAATGTGAATATGACGTAGTTGGATATTTgcggatgatgaagaaaagagctTTTTAAACATTTTTTCACCGAATTTGTCGATAAGATTTACGGGGTTAAATCATTACCATAATTTATTTCTCTGTTCGttcatattaattattaatttattatatgtatAATGTCAGAAATTGATTCACTGTATCTCTGTTTTGTAATAAATATATGCATCTTTGTCATAACTACAAAGGATTGTTTTGTAATATATAGGGTATCTGTAGTGGATATAATTCCAATAGTTATTTTAATGTCTCATGTATGAATTCCTGGCATAATGATAAATGCTATGTGATAAAATTGGAAAACCCCATCCTCAAATAAACTTACTGATCAGAAAACGCTGCATTCTTATCTACCTGCGAACCATTTGACAAACTATCCAGTGGGAAGACATAAATTTTGGTAAAAAATTTTCAGTGAAGGATTTTACAGAATATCTATATGCCTCTCTTAACTATGCTCCAATCCAGATGCTCAACTTTGTGTCCCAAACAAATCAATTAATCACTTATGAATCACTAATCTCTCCTTCATTCAACACTTAGAACAAACTCCACAACTAGACAAAAGCAACAATCTTGAGGAAAGAGTTTAAACTTTAATTTGGTTGACATTAATCAGATAACGGAAAATCCATTCCAAGATTTGAATTCTTTAATTTGGTTGACATTAATCGGATATACGGAAAATCCATTCCTAGATTTGTTCAATTCAAGCAAAATCCATTCCATTGTTTCAACTTTAATTTGGTTGGCATTAATGGTATTTCTATTATCTACCAGATATAAGGAAAATCAATTTTATTGATTCAATAATTTTAGATTTAAAATCTAGATTCtgatttataaatgttattatgttgctatgatGAATGTATATATAGTCATCTCCTGTCATTCTTTACTTCGGAAAAAAAAAATGTCTTCCGGTTCCGTCTCGGAAATTCGGGGTAACATAGATTAGAATTCTATTCTTGTTTCTCTTGTTCTACTTTGTTatttctgatgatggatcatggagtttgatccaAAACATTGGGCAAAAGAATTTACACACTTAATCCCTGAAGCTATGAATTTTAACATTGACTAAATTTCATTTCACATCTCTTATGGATATCATTCTAATCTActaattttacatttttcaatctAGACTGAATTTTCAATGGAATTTTGAACTTCTTTTAGAATTGTAGATGTAGTTTTGACCCTAAACTTTCAAAACTCAAATTTTATTATGGACCTAAGCTAAACCCTTTTAACTAGGCATTACTTGCAAAATTGAGAACAAAACGTTTAATTTGTAGGCTAGGACATTACATAAAAGTTCAAACCCTAATTCATAGGACATTGCATAAAAGTTCAAACCCTAATTCATTTTACACATTTAATCATATACAAGATTGATCCCTCTATACATTCATCACATATTCAAAACATCCTTCAAGCAGTGAATTGTCAGCTAGCACCAACATCTATTTCTATTGATAAGGATAGATTAGACATTTTGCATGATTATTTGACTTGTCTTCAAACTTTCTCAATTTATTAAATCAATTCTActatttgactaagttaaaattctAACACAAAAAACTCTTAACAATATCTTTAAATGCAACCAACCCCATATATGAGAGGCAAAAACTTTTTTTTTAGAAGATCACAAGCACACAAATTGAAGTTACACAATAGAAGGTCAAATTTTTAAATTTGGTCCATGAAGTTGCATATGTGGAGATCAATTCTACAATTATAAAACTAAACCGAAAAAGAGTGGGTATCATCTTGTTGAGAAATATTTCCCCATCATAAGGAGAAAATAGTGACTCATTCCTTCAAGGCTTAACTCCTTTGTAGCCTCTTTATTAGACTTAATACTTGATTAGCTAGTATATTAGAATTAATATTCTTAATAATTAGAATATTTGGTTAGTTGAatattattgtattttatattCAAATTACTAGAAGCTTCTTTCTTCTAGAGTCATCTTTGTATTCTTTTAGAAGACTTATTGAGTACGTTAAGGGTTGTTGAGAAAAAATATCTCTTGTTATTTTTTCTTCTTGTGTGATCATATTGTCTATGTAATGTACTCATTAGTGTCTATTCTTAAACCATATCCTGGAATTTATATATACTATTTCTTGGGTCTATTTTCTTCACCATATACGAGATTCCACCTCATATACCTGATCAACTTTCCATACTTTTATAGTCTTATCTTTACTAAAACACCCCATAATGGTAGTGATGTCTTGTATATTATAGTAGTGTCCTCATATTTTATATAATGCTAATCACCAAATCTCAATGCTTATCACATCTAATGAAAATGTAATAAGAGTTGATATAAATTAGAAATAAGTCACTAATCATACATGAAACTAAACCTTAAACAAGCTAACAATGAATGGTATGATGGGTAAAAGCAATGTCACTTAATGGAGCTCAATCCCGATGATAAGAATACAACTATGAAGAATAAAAGTGAAAAGAAAAGTGAACCCTAATCAAATATGAAAATGAGGTAAATATTAGTCTAAATTTATAGATATTAATTAAGTAATAAGGGGAATCCTTAAGTCATGTAAGCAAAGTTAGGTTCATAAACAATGTAAAGAATCAAATAAATCTAAATAATTAAGCATGAGTAATCTAGATTAATTTTTAAAGGGGTAAATGAAGTAATAAATGTAAAAATTAAATGAGAGGAATTAGGTTCTTATTTATACTAACATTGTAGTGGGATTATTCACTAAGATGGTGAAATTTATTTCTCTTAGTTTACTAACTATCTCAAAATTTGAACATGCACATTAAACTTTAAGGGTGAATCTTGAGCATTCTAGATTTGTTCTTGATTATTGTAGATTCAATATTTGATGTGTAGATTTTAATTGAGAAAATATAAACTTTTGAAACTTATTCACCTTGACCTCTAATGTCTTATGAGCTAGTAAGGACTATAGTAATTATAAATACCCTAAAGAAATTTGATGGATAGCTAGGTTCTCCTAAGTTTGATCCATAGATCAATTTGCCAAGGATGACTTTGAGCAAATATATGTAGACATTATGCACAAGTGTAAAGGTGACCTACATGTAGATGATGTATATTTTGATTCTTTGTCCCACATAAAATTAAAATGTGCTCtagattatttttttaatttaaaaaaaattaaatgtgaatttatgcCACATTAAATGTCTTTAAATACCAAGACATAACAATGTCTCATACAAATGTATAGCAAGTTGGCTCATAATGACTAGTCAAGAAGGTTGACAaagttaaattttgaatttgagattcATTCCCATGTGTCATGAGATTGATCTTGAACAATACAAACATAAATCTGGGCAATAAAATGGCAATCTTGAGGCAAGGAATGAATGTATTGACATGATTATGAATGAGATGTAATAATGAGGGTTAACTTGTTAAATGTGTGGAAATGAATATAAGAGGTAGTAAATAGAGATAGATAGGGATTGTTGTGTATGTTAAACCTATCACAATAACATACCACTTgtcaatatatatttattaaagatATTTCACCCAAATAAACATAAAACTAAATAAGCTTTTCTCATGTGGAAGGGACTTGTTGGATGGGGACTTCTACAATTCTTCTTCTTATGGTTATGGGAGCCATGTTAAAACGCTTAAGATGGTTGTGGGTACCAGTCAAAACCCTTTAGTGCAACTCTTCTTCTTGGTCCTCAATGCTTGGGAGGAGAAGATGCTGATATTTTTCCGACTGTTGTGGAAGCCTTTCAAAAATCGATTTTCCCAGATGCTCTATGTGTGTAAGGTTTTGTTTTTTTGGGTcttaaggttatgggagccttgcaaAAACCCATGTTTCAGGTTGCGGGATCCTTGCAAAACCCCTTGTctatgtttttctaagttttcctgCTTGTTGGCTTTGGTCTTTTATGTGGATCAGCTTGTGCTTTGATGCTTAGTTTCTTGTGACTAGCTAACGATTGGTTGTGGAATGGTTGTTGTTTGTCTTTGATGTATCTATGTGCAATATTCTATTTCTGGGTTTTGAATCCCATAAAATCCACTTTAATGGGCTTCGGGTCCCCTCAAAATCTGTTTGATTCTTAATCAGGAacataaaactaaataaaaaattacataaatatacTAGTTTTGCCATCACacttcaaaataaatttccttcaaCCAACCTTAACTTTTAatttcaaagaaaatattaagattttcttTCCTAGCTTATCATCTTGATAATGAATCATAAAgtatgatttgaaacgttgataAAAAAGAACACACAATCAAAACCAAAAGCTCAAATCACATACATGAACTTTGGAACCTAATGCCTATTATAAAATACATAATCAAATAGAAGATATTGTAAGATACAACAGCTAAGACATTCATATTTACATCTACGAATAAGAACATCAGTCGTCTTTGAAACTTCAAAATGATAAATCATAACAAACTATGCAAGCAACTGCTTATAATCAAGCCTCCACTCATGGATCATGTCTTCTAGTTTGCAAGAGATTCTCTTGGCCCATTTCATAAGATGGAGCATGGAGCTCGTCTTTTTCCAGGTCTTGAGCAAAGAAACCAAACGTGGATTAGGTAAAAGGTGGTAGGACAAATTCTTCATTTTAATGAAGAGATGGTCAGAGGGCTTCAATATCAAGAGTGTACAAAGAACAAAAGATATCTCATAGAGAACAAAGGGAAGAAAATCCAATCACGAAGAAAACGTGCAAGTCTTGAGGATCCCTCCTGTACAAATCCTATCACAAATGCAACACTTTCAATACCAGATACTCGCCATCTCCTCTCTTGTAGGTATTTGTTGAAACAGGATTCTATAATTTTCTCCTGGGCTTCTCCCCATTCCGCCATGTTTATAGACTTGATGGCTTGTTCTAAGCATCTGCTCAGATGGACAGCGTCCTCTAGAGCCATACAGGCGCCCTGACCGAGATCAGGCACCATTGGGTGTAATGCGTCTCCAATAATAGTTACGCTTCCCTTTCCCTTTTCCATCCCTCTTCCCCACTCCCATGGCCACACCCATCTCACCTTCAGATCTGCCATGTTAATGGTCTCTGCTGGGCTCAACTTTACTAGTTCTGCAATGGGCTTGGGGAAATCTCGAACCATCTCCAGAGTTGCATGTCGAACCCTCTCAGCATCCCCACAGATCTCTTCATCTAAAAAATTGAATTGAAGGTCATATTGTAAGCTGTTCTTGAATAGCAACAAAGAATGAAATAAATTTCTAACTGAAGAGTTTTAACTTGTCATTGGTACCTTGTGGATGCGATCTCCTAGTTACAAACCAGTAAACTTTTTTGTCGGTGCAAGTGATAAACCCAGCCTTTACTCCTTTGCCCCAGACTTGTAACATGAGCTTCTCTAAATGATGGTCTTCTGTATATGTGACCATGCCTCTAATGGCAATGCGTCCAGTTGATTTGGGCGGTGGAAGACCCATCCATCTTGCAACCACTGAGTACACTCCATCGCATCCTATCACAATCTGTAATCCATACTTCAGAGTAAGGAAGCCATATTTTAAGAAAGAGCTTCTGGAAAAACTGAGAGAAAATCTTGTTATAAAGAAAATAGGGCAAGGCCAGGAAGTTCTACCTTTGCAGTGACGGATGTTCCGTCTGCAAGCTCTAGTGTGGTGAAAGGAGAGAGTGTGTCTCTGTGTAGGGAAACGATTTTGGAGTTGAATCTGATGCTCCGCTCAGGCAATTCCTTGGCTAGCGTTTCCAAAAGTGTCATTCTTTCTATGCACCGAGATTCCAGTTCCATACTTGAATCCCTGAACACACAAGAGCAGTTTGAATTTTTTCACCTTATCTCATTTCAAAGCCAACTTTTTGTTCGTCCTCAGGCTGTAGTCTGATGGAGGGGTCTAACTAAATTTTTTAGTGGGTGCTATTGAGAAAATTTAAGATTATTATTCTGGATGCTCTTCTTTATCCTCTATGATAGTTTTCATAAAATGTTTAGATATGTGAGACAGGATTAACCAAAATCTTGCTTATTAGTTACAGAGCATCCATGTTACTAGCTCTTTCGAAAAGGAAGCCTCTTGTGGGTGCTCAAGCAAAGGGCTGGAAATCTAAAGCACAAGCTGAGGTTACTTAAGTAGTTCAGTTGCCAGATGACAAAGAAATACATaaagtaaaattaaaaaattagagatAAAAGGGGTAGAAACTTGTTTTTCATTGGACACTGTAGCTGTAGAAGGCTCCATGGCAACACTGCCCGAGAAATTATAGTTGTGCCACTCATCACTGTCTCCACAAAGCTTTTCTtacatatttttataaaaaaatccaATGAAATCCTTAAACTTATGGAGTAAACTTTCAGCCCCACCTCCCAAGTAGGGCCAAAGCTTGCTAGCAAAACATTGGGAGAATCTGATTTTACAGGAAAAGATTCATTTT contains these protein-coding regions:
- the LOC131030215 gene encoding monooxygenase 2 isoform X1, with translation MAGKHLMPWVYQMPFAHFTLNLMAFGALRFALESARMSVWIVEAKESSMEKCEDIVVVGGGVAGLATALALHRVGLRSLVLERADCLRTAGAAFMMWPNAWKALDALGVSDSLRPFYSQLDGIRGSSICTGVCKNVPLKSGGKGDSSMKLESRCIERMALLEALAKELPVGSIRFNSKIVSLHRDTISPFTTLELADGRSLTAKIVIGCDGVYSVIARWMGLPPPKTTGRIAIRGMVTYTEDHHFEKLMLQVWGKGVKAGFITCTDKKVYWFVTRRSHPQDAEICGDAERVMHAALEMVRDFPEPIAELIKSSPVETINMADLKVRWVWPWEWGRGVEKGKGSVTIVGDALHPMMPDLAQGACMALEDAVHLSRCLEQVIKSVNMADWGKAQAEKIETCFNKYLQERRWRVSGIVSVAFVMGFVQEGSSRLERFVRDWIFFPLFSMRYLLYFVHS
- the LOC131030215 gene encoding monooxygenase 2 isoform X3 encodes the protein MEKCEDIVVVGGGVAGLATALALHRVGLRSLVLERADCLRTAGAAFMMWPNAWKALDALGVSDSLRPFYSQLDGIRGSSICTGVCKNVPLKSGGKGDSSMKLESRCIERMALLEALAKELPVGSIRFNSKIVSLHRDTISPFTTLELADGRSLTAKIVIGCDGVYSVIARWMGLPPPKTTGRIAIRGMVTYTEDHHFEKLMLQVWGKGVKAGFITCTDKKVYWFVTRRSHPQDAEICGDAERVMHAALEMVRDFPEPIAELIKSSPVETINMADLKVRWVWPWEWGRGVEKGKGSVTIVGDALHPMMPDLAQGACMALEDAVHLSRCLEQVIKSVNMADWGKAQAEKIETCFNKYLQERRWRVSGIVSVAFVMGFVQEGSSRLERFVRDWIFFPLFSMRYLLYFVHS
- the LOC131030215 gene encoding monooxygenase 2 isoform X2, whose amino-acid sequence is MGEEQDIVIVGGGVAGLATALALHKVGLKSLVLERADCLRTAGAAFLIWPNGWKALDALGVSDALRPFYSQLDGVRGFTICTGVCKNVRLDSGGKGDSSMELESRCIERMTLLETLAKELPERSIRFNSKIVSLHRDTLSPFTTLELADGTSVTAKIVIGCDGVYSVVARWMGLPPPKSTGRIAIRGMVTYTEDHHLEKLMLQVWGKGVKAGFITCTDKKVYWFVTRRSHPQDEEICGDAERVRHATLEMVRDFPKPIAELVKLSPAETINMADLKVRWVWPWEWGRGMEKGKGSVTIIGDALHPMVPDLGQGACMALEDAVHLSRCLEQAIKSINMAEWGEAQEKIIESCFNKYLQERRWRVSGIESVAFVIGFVQEGSSRLARFLRDWIFFPLFSMRYLLFFVHS